One Cucurbita pepo subsp. pepo cultivar mu-cu-16 chromosome LG11, ASM280686v2, whole genome shotgun sequence DNA window includes the following coding sequences:
- the LOC111804724 gene encoding solute carrier family 40 member 3, chloroplastic-like — MAICYTLALTQTYSFSCFRFSIREVSLSWHSSRVRNRLISCRRLKNLNQACISSSSRLQRVISKCSITNSDVKLDQVSVEDDVQEALSSVEADCSLSIVQLNSGFLEADTLTLQTEPLGLLTERTYVDSLLTTLPVLSEGEQNVLAATPAHPAALYALYATCIAGNLVEQLWNFAWPSAIALLHHSLLPVAVMGFFTKLALIVGGPLVGKFMDNFPRVPAYTCLNCVQAAAQLLSASMVIYAHSIPHSAASSSILLQPWFITLIFAGAIERLSGIALGVAMERDWVVLLAGINRPIALAEANAVLNRIDLLCEIVGASLFGIILSKYDPVTCLKFAAGLMLWSLPVVVLLTWLTNQLSTGVLDRAKCSQTSCGNPTEVTSPRADSIMDVGVEVIKNGWMEYLQQPVLPASLAYVLLYFNAVLAPGSLMTAFLTQQGLSPSIIGGFSGLCAFMGVTATFVSANLVRQFGILKAGAVGLIFQAALLTVAVAVYWSGPLSRQSALLFFLSMIVLSRLGHMSYDVVGQQILQTGIPSSKTNLIASTEVSVASLAESIMLGVAIIANDTSHFGFLAMLSLLAVVGAAVMFCHWLLNPTDEQRKLFSFSSPFEMP; from the exons GCTTCAGAGAGTCATTTCGAAATGTTCAATAACCAACTCCGATGTAAAACTCGATCAAGTTTCTGTGGAAGATGATGTTCAAGAAGCTTTATCTTCTGTAGAAGCTGATTGTTCACTTTCAATCGTACAATTGAATTCTGGATTCCTGGAGGCTGATACATTGACTCTACAAACAGAACCTTTGGGTTTATTGACCGAACGAACTTATGTCGATAGTCTTTTGACAACTTTGCCT GTTTTATCTGAGGGGGAGCAGAATGTGCTTGCGGCAACTCCAGCTCATCCTGCTGCATTGTACG CTTTATACGCCACATGTATTGCGGGCAATTTGGTAGAACAGCTTTGGAATTTTGCTTGGCCTTCTGCCATTGCATTGCTTCATCATAGTCTTCTTCCAGTTGCAGTTATGGGATTCTTTACAAAG CTTGCATTAATAGTCGGAGGTCCGTTGGTCGGGAAGTTTATGGATAATTTTCCGAGAGTACCTGCATATACTTGCCTGAATTGTGTTCAG GCTGCTGCTCAATTGCTATCTGCTTCAATGGTAATTTATGCCCATTCTATTCCACATTCTGCTGCATCATCATCCATACTTCTTCAGCCTTGGTTTATTACCCTGATTTTTGCTGGTGCCATAGAGAGGCTATCTGGAATAGCCTTGGGGGTTGCTATGGAGCGTGATTGGGTCGTCTTG TTAGCCGGAATCAATCGACCTATCGCACTTGCAGAAGCTAATGCTGTTCTTAATCGAATTGACCTTCTCTGTGAG ATAGTTGGAGCATCTTTATTTGGCATTATCCTTTCCAAGTATGATCCAGTAACTTGCTTGAAGTTCGCTGCGGGTTTAATGTTATGGTCCTTGCCAGTCGTG GTACTACTTACCTGGCTAACGAACCAACTCTCCACTGGTGTTCTTGATCGAGCAAAATGTTCGCAAACTTCTTGTGGCAATCCCACTGAAGTAACTTCACCTAGAGCTGATAGTATAA TGGATGTGGGTGTAGAAGTTATTAAAAATGGATGGATGGAGTATTTACAGCAACCAGTTCTTCCTGCCAGCCTTGCCTATGTGCTTCTCTACTTCAATGCTGTTCTTGCTCCAGGCAGTTTGATGACAGCATTCTTAACTCAACAAG GTCTTAGTCCATCAATAATTGGTGGTTTTAGTGGATTATGTGCTTTCATGGGTGTTACTGCAACCTTTGTATCCGCAAATTTGGTCAGACAATTCGGAATTTTGAAG GCTGGAGCAGTTggattaatatttcaagctGCACTTCTAACAGTTGCTGTTGCTGTGTACTGGAGCGGGCCTCTTTCCCGGCAGAGcgctcttcttttcttcttatcTATGATC GTATTATCGAGGCTGGGACACATGTCGTATGATGTCGTGGGGCAACAGATTCTTCAAACCGGGATACCATCATCGAAAACGAACCTCATTGCATCAACTGAGGTCTCAGTTGCTAGTTTAGCAGAGTCTATAATGTTGGGAGTTGCAATAATTGCAAACGATACTTCGCATTTTGGATTTCTAGCGATGCTATCACTGCTGGCTGTTGTTGGAGCTGCAGTGATGTTCTGCCACTGGTTGTTGAATCCAACTGATGAACAAAGAAAACTTTTCTCTTTCAGCTCTCCCTTTGAG ATGCCCTGA